In the Candidatus Brocadiia bacterium genome, one interval contains:
- a CDS encoding nucleotidyl transferase AbiEii/AbiGii toxin family protein translates to MQDLIKQERFEMEVLDKLNSARLLGNLTFGGGTMLRLCFGLNRFSVDLDFWITNDLDRAGLYKNLKECLSGAYTLKDSRNKFYTILLELKSKDFPRSLKIEVRKEKKDIKTESAIAYSRYADIQVPVRAVSLDDMMQAKIEAFLDRKEIRDAFDIEFLLKKGVKPQTSRETAGQILEVISALKPNDYAVKLGSLLESDQRRYYKTANFKVLTRIIYEFSVNNFR, encoded by the coding sequence ATGCAAGACTTGATCAAGCAGGAACGGTTTGAGATGGAGGTTCTGGACAAACTCAACAGCGCCCGGTTGTTGGGCAACCTGACCTTTGGCGGCGGGACCATGCTCAGGCTGTGTTTCGGGTTAAACCGATTTTCCGTAGACCTTGATTTCTGGATTACCAATGACCTTGACCGGGCCGGGTTATACAAAAACCTGAAAGAATGCTTGTCCGGAGCGTACACCCTGAAAGACAGCCGGAACAAATTCTACACCATTCTGCTGGAGCTCAAATCAAAGGACTTTCCGCGCAGTTTGAAAATAGAAGTGCGCAAAGAGAAAAAAGACATCAAGACCGAATCGGCCATAGCCTACAGCCGTTATGCCGACATCCAGGTGCCGGTCCGGGCCGTATCGCTTGACGACATGATGCAGGCTAAAATAGAGGCGTTTCTCGACCGCAAGGAAATCCGTGATGCCTTTGACATCGAGTTCCTGCTGAAAAAAGGGGTCAAGCCGCAAACCAGCCGGGAAACCGCCGGGCAGATATTAGAAGTCATAAGCGCGCTAAAACCGAACGATTACGCCGTCAAGCTGGGTTCACTGCTGGAGTCCGACCAGCGCAGATACTATAAAACCGCCAATTTTAAGGTATTAACCCGGATTATTTACGAGTTTAGCGTGAATAATTTCCGTTAG
- the rfbC gene encoding dTDP-4-dehydrorhamnose 3,5-epimerase, with product MSFNFTKLSIPEVVLIEPKVFADSRGFFIETYKHSEFTAMGIPEHFLQDNHSYSIRNVLRGLHYQKSPKAQGKLVRCVKGAIWDVAVDIRRKSATYGKWVSAELSELNKMMLYVPAGFAHGFVVLSDQADVIYKCTEEYSPANDRGIIWNDPDIAIAWPVQNPLVSEKDKKHPSFKQHS from the coding sequence ATGAGTTTTAATTTTACCAAACTATCCATCCCCGAGGTCGTGCTCATCGAGCCCAAGGTCTTTGCCGACTCCCGCGGGTTCTTCATCGAGACCTACAAGCACAGCGAGTTTACCGCGATGGGCATACCCGAGCACTTCCTGCAGGACAATCATTCTTACTCAATCAGGAACGTATTAAGGGGTTTGCATTACCAGAAATCGCCCAAGGCGCAGGGCAAGCTGGTCAGGTGCGTCAAGGGGGCGATCTGGGACGTGGCCGTGGATATCCGCAGGAAGTCCGCGACCTACGGCAAATGGGTCAGCGCCGAATTGTCCGAGCTGAACAAGATGATGCTCTATGTGCCGGCCGGGTTTGCGCACGGGTTCGTGGTGCTGAGCGACCAGGCAGACGTGATATATAAGTGTACGGAAGAATACTCGCCCGCCAACGACCGGGGAATTATTTGGAACGACCCGGATATCGCCATCGCCTGGCCGGTTCAGAACCCTCTGGTATCGGAGAAGGACAAGAAGCATCCTTCATTTAAGCAACATTCGTGA
- a CDS encoding nucleotidyl transferase AbiEii/AbiGii toxin family protein, whose protein sequence is MDFKLVLQKLLVAFDRSGVKYALIGGFAMGLWGAGRSTVDIDFLADRDDIDQIDVIMKKLGYQCRFQTENVGQYVSDLNVFGEVDFLYAFRPVSLGMLKRAGKKEIFNGALKIRVLKPEDIIGLKLQAINNDPVRQKQDLPDIEALMSLHRNKLDWKLLKKYFSMFEMANVYNKLYRSYGL, encoded by the coding sequence ATGGACTTCAAATTAGTGCTTCAGAAACTGCTGGTCGCCTTTGATCGGTCAGGTGTCAAATACGCGCTGATAGGCGGTTTTGCCATGGGGCTGTGGGGCGCCGGGAGGTCTACCGTGGATATAGATTTCCTGGCCGACCGGGACGATATCGACCAAATTGACGTCATTATGAAGAAACTCGGCTATCAATGCCGTTTCCAGACCGAGAACGTGGGGCAATATGTTTCAGACTTGAATGTTTTTGGCGAGGTGGACTTTTTGTATGCCTTTCGCCCGGTCAGCCTGGGGATGCTCAAACGGGCCGGTAAGAAAGAGATATTCAACGGAGCGCTTAAAATCAGGGTATTGAAGCCCGAAGACATCATCGGCCTGAAACTTCAGGCCATCAATAACGACCCCGTCCGCCAAAAGCAGGACCTGCCCGATATCGAAGCGCTGATGTCGCTCCATAGAAATAAGCTTGACTGGAAGTTGTTAAAGAAGTATTTTAGCATGTTTGAAATGGCCAATGTATATAATAAACTATACCGGAGTTACGGGCTATGA